The Synchiropus splendidus isolate RoL2022-P1 chromosome 5, RoL_Sspl_1.0, whole genome shotgun sequence DNA window ACacacatcaacaagaaatatcaaACATCAATTCTTCTAAAAAGGTTCGGGTTCTGGAGCAGGAGCATCATGAGTTTATTAGGTGCCACCAGCAGCAGTAGACAAGTAATGCATCTACtctattttccggactatagcgtgcaccggaatattataTGCACCCacgaaatttaagaaggaaaatagatccaCGGGTGCACTGGTGCGGTCTGCGCAGCAGGAAatgttctagttttgaaaacgggttaCAGCATCgaaactgactcatgaaacaacctcggcaatgttctgaacttgaatcatgaactcacatcttatttacatttaaagtgttcaaaatgcgctgttttcacccttcagtggatcgtctctgttggcagagacgatctactgaaGCGCAATTTAAGCGCAATCTgaagcgcaatttgagcgctttaaaggtaaataaaacgcctgtgacgtcatcggtttgatgtgacaaggctcaatattgttgccagcatgacgctctttataCTGTAAAAATGATGGATGCTCCgaaagacagggagagcactcagcagaagcagccgtcttcaacctcttttatgAAAATTCCCACTCTGGatgtttgcaaaagtttcaggtggccaaagaacactgcatctgacacacagcaAGTCGGACACTGCTGACAGCCCTGGTCATGCTTGTTGGTGACTCGATGACTGGCAAATGTTAATCTGTAGACAAAATATCTAAACTTAAGTTGCGTTGTGAGTCAGTTGAAACCTGAAGGACATGTAAATGAACTCCTTTCATTGAATGCTGATGTCGCATGGAGGAGAGAGAATGGACAAGCAAGCTGCATGTGTGCAGCACAGTTGGAAGTTATAAGAGCTAGTGTGCGTAATTTCACTGATACAATGAAGCAGCaccttgtgttttatttatctttcatGCGTTTCTACCTTggatacaaaaaatatttaactaCAACATTCAGTGCTCATTTGAGAATGGACTAGATTAAAAACTGGTTAGACACAGAATAACACAGATGGACATGATCAGAGACAGAATCAGAGCATGGCCAGATCATCTCCAGAGACTGTTTCAACTAACttctgatgaagaggaaactgaGAAGAGGGAATGACTACCAACCATAAGAAGGAACCACTTTGAGACAAATGTTCACTACAATAAACTGTGGAACTGTGGAACTCGCTAACAAAAAGCAGCACTgaaaaaatatcacaaaaacATTACTAAAAGCCACACCTATCCACTGTtctggaaaataaagaaaagcagGAATAAGAAGGGCTCTTCAACCTGCCCCTTTTAAATATCTTAATAAAAACGTTGTGTGGCTTCCTCACCTGTCTCTGCACATAGTCGATAGCTCGGCTCGGGGCATCCGTATTGGTGCCGTTGTATTCATTGTACACCTTCTGGATGGAATGGTTCACCTGATCTTCCACCTGGAAACACACACCGCATGTCGTTAAGCCTAAGTAGTGACACCTAGTGTTCAAATTTATGCATAGCAGAGAAGTACTTGTGAAATTTGCATTATATAAACTCTCAGCTTAACAGTGGACAAGCCAAATTAAAGTCATAATAAATCAAACGCAATAATACTTTCAGGcctctgttgtgtgtttgactcATTGAATCACACTTATCCACTGCATTAAGTAAGATAAGGAGGACAATAAATGCATATAATGCACTAAAGTGAGTTCACCCTGAGACATGAATAGCAACATGGTGATGTTCTGAGCATCCCATTTCCTCAAACAAAACTGATCACATGACGTCTTTCCCCAACAATCCCTTCACATACAGGGTTCTCCACAGGTTTGTTCTTAGAATTAGGGTGTCTCCACCGACTGGGAGAATGGCTTGTGTTTAGGCAAACTGCAGACAGGACCATACAACCATTATGGCGTTTCTTAAAAGGAAGATTCCTCCTTCAGTTTAGATTAGCTAACCTTTTGAAAGAGCATTTATCCTGGGAGACATACtaacaaaaaaagcagacaaCATCTCAGCGCGGGGGGGCATTAGGAGAACGCTGACATGGTCACTCTTACAGGTCACTCTTCTAACCACCTCTGGTTTTATCAACGCATCacgcaaacaaaataaaaccatggaAGCAAAAATGAtgcagtgacaaaataaaataaaacaaaagtagtAGCTGGAGAAACTGCAGATACCTTTGCTCTGTAGATGTAGCCAAGAACCACCACCACACACTCTGTAAcaaacaccagcagcaggaTGGCAGCAAACTGAGGGGGAGAGAACACGGTTAAGCATCGATGCTCCTCACAGAAGCGTGGGTATCTACAACTACTGTTACCGAATGAACCTACGCACCGTCGCCAGGCCGCAGGAGCTCTCCCGAATAGTGGCGCAGCAGCCGATCAAGCCGATGATGAACAGAAGGGTGCCGACGGCGATGATGACCACGGCAGGAATTAACGTGTAGATGTCTTCAAAGAAGTGGTCATAGTCGTCGTAGGTGATGAACACATATGCGCCTATGTAGCACAAAATCCCTGCAGCCGCCTGCATACACAGATGTACAGTCCAGGTCAAGACAAACGTTTTGGCACAAACTCAAATTAGGTCAgcgcaaaacaaaaagaaaaaaaaaggaacacaacTAGAAAAATGCTAATATTCTATGTCAAAGAGCTATGggacaaaaacaacttcaatgcatgttaaaaaaatgtttgtttgaagtCCATTGTTGCAGACATAAGCATCAtccagaaaatatattttacattagTCATGTCATAAACTATGTATTACTGAGCCACATTTAGCTTTAAAGATTGAACTAGCAGTGTCACTGCTGTGAGTTATTTTCATATTATGTAGTGAGTCCTGTTTTAAAATCACACTGTAATGTGTGTTAATGCTTGCATGGTCTTTCTCAAAGTTTTTTGGATCCCTTTAATGAGGCAAAATATTCATCCATTCCATCTCAGTGGCTCAATGGATCTTTGTCAGGTTAAAATCCCACCCTACCAGTGACACTGTTCATGCCATTTCCCTGCACCATAAACATTCCCTTTTAATTTAATGCCTGGCTTCAGAAGCGTTTCCTTGGATCTGGTTAGGAACTTGTGACTAAAAGGtaaataaatttggaaaaataaatccCGTGCAGAGGCCACAGGAATGGGCAAAGCCAGCATTATTATGCAATGTTCAActtgcattttgaaaaaaattaatCACGGGAACCATGAAGGAGGTGGGTCGTGGTTGGAATCGAAGCTGGTGAATGTTATTGATAACTTATTACTGGCCACAGCCACATCAAACCATGATTTAGGGACAGGTTTGTCGTGCAATGACACAATCAGGTCAGTTATCTGCATTTGAGCAGCTGCGGTATGACGTCATTGACACTAGTTGTGGTTGGCACCGAGTTAAATAATGGGCGTCGAGATAACTTGATTTAATGCAAACAATCGTCAGATTTTCGGAGGCATTTCATGAGTTTATTATTTCGCGAGGGTCCTGCCAGTGGTGCAGGAGGTCTCGGGCATCTCTGGCGCAGTTGGCTAGCCTGCTGCTGTTAGCATCCTCCCGCGGATGCTGAGCCAGCGCACACAAAagaaccacacacactcacccaaaATATGAGATT harbors:
- the LOC128759487 gene encoding tetraspanin-3-like — protein: MGQCGITSSKTVLVFLNLIFWAAAGILCYIGAYVFITYDDYDHFFEDIYTLIPAVVIIAVGTLLFIIGLIGCCATIRESSCGLATFAAILLLVFVTECVVVVLGYIYRAKVEDQVNHSIQKVYNEYNGTNTDAPSRAIDYVQRQLHCCGIHNYSDWRNTRWFKESKNNSVPVSCCQPNIGNCTGTLTRPSDLYQEGCEALVVKKLKEIMMYVIWAALTFATIQMLGMLCACVVLCRRSHDPAYELLVTTNSYA